ATCTCCTCCCAGTCGACACTCGGCAAAACAAGGAGGCTTGaaaaaggtaaaaataaaaatcccccCGTCCGAAACAAGAATAAAAGCAAAGAACATTGGCCTAGTCGAATCCCACACAGTTTCAAAAGAAGCTCAAAGCGTCAAGATCGGGTCTAGGGTTTCCCTCTCTAGCTTCTGAATTAACTTTAACTCTTCCAATTTCGCAGATTTCTTTCATAAACCCAATCCAAAGCAAAGCTCGCGATTCTTTCGTCTCATTCCGGGTACTTTTTTCTcgtttatttctattttttatttcgtATTTCTgcttttttatccaataatcaCTAGTTACTGTGTCGATGTCATATCCTCTCGGACTCTTATGGTTATCGGCTATTTAATCTGTTTGGCTGCCTAGAATATTTCACACGTGAAACGGAGGAAGTTTGGTACTGTTGTGTTCCGgatcctttttttaaaaaaattttttaatatcggTTTTAAATTTTACAGATGCATATTTGAAATTAGACTTCTCCTTTTCCTATTACTTTCCTGTATTTTCTGGGTAGCCAAACCAAGGAACTTACTCGTATGATATTTTTCGAGTGTAGGCGGGTAGTGACTCTTGTGTGGAAAGGGTGGTGGTGTGAATCGTTGTTGTTGAGGGATTGAATTGGTGGCAGAGCTCAAATGCCGGAGGAGGACCTGGTGGAGCTCAAGTTCCGAATCTATGATGGATCTGATATTGGTCCTTTCCGTTACTCACCAGCCTCGACCGTGGCAATGGTCAAGGAGAGAATTGTCACCGAGTGGCCAAAAGGTCAGAGAGTTAATACGTTATGTGCTGCATTTAGTTTCAACAGTTGCTTCCAGATATATCTTTTTAATCgttgttcatatatatttcCAACATAGCAGTTTGGAGGATGAAAAGGTTCATTTGATAGGCATTTGTGTGTAGTACTTACATTTGGCTGATTGAAGTGGGTGGAAACACGGCTGTAGAAATATCCTGACATTTGTGTTTATGTGGGCAAGGTTTTGAGTTTTCTCCCTGGAAACCCTTATCTCTGGAGCTTGCCTTGTACCCCTGGCCGGTTCATTTTGACCAAAAACTAGCTGTCATTGTACTTATTACTCACAAGAATTTAAAGGTACATATATCTGATGTAATGTGTCTTCGATGTTATATGGAGAGagtttaaaaataaacattagatTTTGTAGTGCTTTCATTGTGTCCAGCCAATTTTTGTGGTTATTAAGTTTCTTGATTGATCATCTGTCCTGAAAAGAATGAGAACACATTTTGAGCCACAAATAGGGGATAATGAATCCCATCCTGCCGTCATCCTATTGTTGTAAATGTGGTGTGATGCATGTTGTTTTATAGGTTGTTTCATGTATATGAATTCCGATATACCAATATCAAAAAACTTGAGTCCTAACATTTGGAATTAGCTTACGACCCTTTCTTTTTGTGATGGCAAAGTGGCTGGCAAGATATTGGGTTCCTTTCTAAGTTTTCCTTGTGGATTTTCCCTTATAGTGTTATGGAAGCTACATTCTTTCTTAGATCCATCCACATTCCCCCTATTCCTCTCTCCTCCATTCATTCCCACATGCCTTCAAGTAATCTTTATCACTTCACTGTGCTTTTTCTTggtagaaatttgaaaatgtataCAACCTTGATAGATAGTTACCATAGAGCAGTATGATAACAGAGGTTTTCAGAACAGTACAAGAAAATtcagaagaaataaaagagcATATGATTTTGATAACTGTTAGGAATGAATGTATGTGCATGCTGGATGGGAACTTCAAAATGAATATTGCTCTTCCATTCGGCTGAGTTGGTGGACCTACATAGCTTGTGAACCACATTAAGAGTTTGAGGGAACCACGATAAAGGTTGATGACTATGCTAGATTTAAAATAGTCATATATGTGGTTGTCAGGTTGGAAATTGAGGCAAAGTCATATTATACTCTGGCCTTGTGGATGCCTGGGTGAAAGTTAATGTGGTAAAACCCACAACTgggttgtatatttttttttatatatgtgcaTTGGCTCAGGATCTTCGATTTCTGATTTGTATTAGATGCCAAcatgaaatttagaaaaattgcaTATTTTAGTCAGATAGACAGCATCTGCAAGTATTGAGTCATCTTGCTGTTACCTCTAAACTCATCATTTGAATCCATTAACTGTGCAATCTTTGTCCTCTCTCTGTGTGTTGTTTACCATTTATAGGATATGCATGCATTATGCCTTACTGGATATGACATTCCTTTTGTGGTCCTTAAACCGTGCAGCTGATCTCCTATTTAATCGTGTTGAGGTTTTTTCGTTTTTGTCTTTGGGGGTGGTTGGAGCTCAAAGGCTCAAGTGgcagattattattattagtcttTTTTGGCTTGAGTTGGGCTAGTGCGCAGGGATTCAGTAAACAAATTACAAGGAGAAAATCGAGAATTGGAAGATTATGTGGTAGATTTTCTCACAAGAGTCCTTTCCTTGAGGATTCATGTGGGCAAAATATTTAAGCAGTTGCTTAGTTGCTTCAAGTAggatgaatttttcttttatgagtgCTTTAAGTAGGATGACTTCATTTGTTGTTTCCTCACATAATTTGGATCAAGGCACTGTTTAATTGTATACCCTTGCCTCGTGGACCTGCTCCTCTTTTCTAGCATAGTCGATTAAAACTAATAGAAAAAATTTGGTGCCTCAGAAGTTAAAATTGCAAATGAAGTTAGGGCACTTACCGTATGGTAAACCTTCTAATTTGGCAATCCCTATTGGttattaatatcatgtttttaTGATGAGTAGCTATTAATATTGTGTCATCCGTTTTAGTTGTCAAAGTTGATACGGATTTGCAGCTGGAATTGATATGTAGTATTCTACTCATTACATAAAGATGGGAATATATAGGATCGGTATGAGGTGTTTTATCTAATTGATTTTCCAAGGATTTGAAACTTCAGTTTCAAGTTTGATGGTGTAAGTTTTGGCTTAAGACACTTCAAGGGTTTAAGCGCTAAATGTGTCATGTCTTGTTGAGGAAAATTGTTAAGGTTTGGCTTAAGCCGTGTTACTATACTGTTGGAATTCTGAGGTACCTCCTATCCATTGCTTACTTCTTATGCATCTTGCTACTGTGGATGTGAATAAAGTTGTAGCCATAACTTCCTTTTGGATTGAAATAATGAATTTTAAGAATCTATATGGTTTCAAATGGGTGATATATCCTCACAAcgaataatttgagaaaacgaaGGGTGATTATCGTatattggtgttgtatgtgtagaaaggggggtgaatttgtggatcatcttctacttCACTGTGGGGTGCTTGAGGGTTATGGAACGAGGGTTTTTGTTGACTAGATTTGGGTTGGGTTATTATGCTGGAGACAGTAGTGGCGGTCCTAGCTAGCTGGTCAGATCTAAGAGGCAACAACCAGATTTAGGTtttatggaagatgattccaatttgcattatgtggtgtgtgtGGCAGGAGCGTAATGAACAGATgttcgaggacaaagagagatcgatggaggagctgaaagctttcttttttagaactctttgtacttgggccattgccgttaattttaatggccaagatttccatgatttccttgtttcTATTGCTCCTTTGTAGctaggacattctttgtactgaacgtggattttgcctattcttttattaatatacttcttacttataaaaaaaaaagggtgacaTTTTAAGAAACAAAGACTAGCATAACAGTTGACAAGGTGACATGAGTCGatcacttataatttttttacactgACTTTTACAAATCACATATTCTAGTTGTTTCTGTATGGTTCAATTCTTTGCTGCTTCACTTGAATTCCTTCCCCATCTCCGAATTCTTTTCTAAACAAACTGTGCTGGTAATTTCTCCTGCCAGATTGACTTTATGGCTATTTGTACAATGCATGAATTTGCTTTGGTCTGCAGTTTATTAGAACATGATGTGGTCACTGGTTACCTTCTATGGACCTGTTTCTGCTTGTACTTTTTTAGCCATGCCTATCATATTGTCAAGAAAGGCAGGAATTAGGGCATTTTAGCAATACATGATAGTTTTGGTACAAACTTTATCTTTATTCTTCTTCTCCACTTTTTCCATTTTAACGTTGGACCTATATGTTCTGGTTTGTCTTAGATAAGAAAATTGTGCCCAAGGGAGCAAATGATGTAAAACTGATAAATGCGGGGAAAGTATTGGAAAACAGCAAGACTGTCGGCCAGTGTAGAGTACCTTTTGGAGAGCTTCCAAGAGGAGTTATCACCATGCATGCTGTTGTACAACCATGTCTAGCAAAAGCAAAAACAGGTAGTTTTCTTTATAGATGCATTTTCTATAAATTCATGTATTTCAAGCCGTTCTGCCGGGATTATTGTGTATGTTGAGTTTGGCCTGCAAATGATAAGTTTCACctataatgtatttttatttgatttcgtCATTGTGCTTTCCCGTCGGGGTATAAGTTGATTTTCCTTGTCCTTAATGCTGTGGAAGCAGTCAGTATCATGGATGCTCTTTTCCAATGGTTAAACTTTGGCGTTCGTAATCATACAATGCATTTTCATATTAACATGCTGGTGATATGCACAGGGTAAAAACTTTGAAGATCACGTGTGATTCATTTAATCACTATCTTTTTGcaataaaataagtaatttttccttccattcaGAAGTGCACAAATTAAGAGTTGTGATAAGACATCAAAGTGCAGATTGTTTTTTCTATGTATCCCGCTTATGtttgtctgtctgtctgtctgaaCAGAAAAGAAGGTTGATGAGGCCCCGAGAAAAAGTATTTGTTCATGTTCCATATTGTAACTAGTACGAGAGTTCTTGTTCCAGCATTAAGCTTGCGAGGCTGCCTTGGGGTTCTTGGGACCTCCTAGGCCATGGAGCTGCTGGAAAGAGAGAATAATTTGTGAAACATGAGTCCCATCCCTCATTGTTACATGTTTATTGGTGGGCGTACCTGTGTAACAAAGCATGTCTGTGATTATGTATTTGCATTTTATAAAATGGGTGTTTGATGTATTTTGATAGCTGTGGTCTTACCTATTCTATAAATTATGAAAGCCTTGATTTGTTTCCAATCTTCTTATGTTGCCAAAGATGCTACTGTTTAACGAATTAAAGGCATACTCAGGTGGAATCTAAAAGCCCTTTTGGTCCTTGTCATGCATGCTCGACCCAAACTCTTATTGAGTCCGGAACGAAGAATGCAACCAGTGctctttcaagaaaaaaataaaaaacttgtaatTTAGATGAAAAATCCCCGTCGTAATTTACCGCCAATCCAATCCAATAGGGTAACGGTATCTTCTACGACGGGAATCACTTCGATGGAGCCTCCgtgcaataaaatatttttagctcCATTATTCAACagaaatatatctatatatatatatatatatatatgtataaataaattaattaatattgaccTAATCCCTAAGTCATTTTCTACGTACATATCCCTGGTACCCCGCCCCCCGGTTTTTTTCTTCGGCacatttcttattttcttccttaATTTGGCTTGGCCGGTTACATGGATAAATATTAAAGAAACTGATCTTAAACAccaaatattttaacaattaaaGCTTCAAAAGACAtatgatgcatgcatgtacgTAGAAGCCGAAGATGATGATCAGCATCGCCATGCAGAAGCTGCATTAAGGGACCTATCTTGCCACCCCAAGAGCAAACAACCCATGTCCTCAGTCAGCCTATACCCATCACAAGAATACAAACCCAGCAATATCTTCGACTTTGTCACCGCGTTGGCACTCAGTGGCACTCCTTTGAACCCCTTCCCTTCCATTAGCTTCCTCCACTTCCGTACAGCTTTGATGTATATTGACAGAATCATATATTTCCAAAGTTGTAAATTGCACCAAATCAGGAATTACTTATTTCTAGGCATCTGATTGTTTCCTTATATGTAATTTCCATATTTCATTCCATTGTACATCTATATATCCTTGAACAGCACAATACAGAAATATATGGAGTAATACAATACGGAAcctttctttcttaacatggtatcaggcTAAAACACGGTCTACTATCGCCATGACCGAAGCATCCAACCCAACCCTCCCTTCCCCTTATCTCCTTCACCCCTCAGATTCCCC
This is a stretch of genomic DNA from Carya illinoinensis cultivar Pawnee chromosome 3, C.illinoinensisPawnee_v1, whole genome shotgun sequence. It encodes these proteins:
- the LOC122302257 gene encoding membrane-anchored ubiquitin-fold protein 4, translated to MPEEDLVELKFRIYDGSDIGPFRYSPASTVAMVKERIVTEWPKDKKIVPKGANDVKLINAGKVLENSKTVGQCRVPFGELPRGVITMHAVVQPCLAKAKTEKKVDEAPRKSICSCSIL